TTGACGGTAACTATGACTATAACTATCGTCAAGACGGTAATGTATTTAAAGTTAGCGTGGATAAAGTTGAGCGAGTCTCTGTTGCCAAGGAGGCTAAAAAATATAATGGTCGTTCATTATCACTAAACTTCCAAAATATTTCAGTTCGTACTGTGTTGCAAATTATTGCCGATTACAACAACTTCAACCTCGTTACCAGTGATACGGTTGAAGGTGAGATTACCCTACGTTTAGATGATGTACCTTGGGATCAAGCATTAGATCTTATTTTACAAACCAAAGGCCTGGATAAGCGTATTGAAGGTAATATTTTAATGGTGGCACCAAGTGAAGAACTAGCCATTCGTGAAAGTAATGACCTGAAAAATCGACAAGAAGTGAAAGAGTTAGCGCCGCTATATTCTGAATACTTACAAATAAACTATGCCAAAGCCGTTGATATAGCCGAGTTACTTAAAACTGCTGATTCAACGTTATTATCCTCCCGAGGCAGCGTTGCAGTTGATGAGCGTACAAACACGCTATTGGTAAAAGACACTACTGAGATTTTAGAAAACGTACATCGTTTAATTGAGGTGTTAGATATCCCTATTAAGCAAGTGTTGATTGAAGCGCGTATGGTGACAGTTAAAGATGATGTCAGTGAAGATCTTGGTGTTCGCTGGGGTATAACCGATCAGCAGGGCTCTAAAGGCACATCTGGTACTATTGGAGGGGCAACTAGTATTGCTAACGGCATCATTCCAAGCATTGACGATCGCTTGAATGTGAATCTACCCGCAGCTGCCAGCTCTGCAACCAGTATCGCGTTTCATGTGGCCAGATTGGCAGATGGCACCGTTCTCGATTTGGAGTTAAGTGCATTAGAGCAAGAGAATAAGGGTGAAATTATCGCGAGCCCTCGTATTACGACATCTAACCAGAAGTCGGCGTACATTGAGCAAGGTGTTGAAATCCCTTACGTGGAGTCAGCATCAAGCGGTGCTACAACAGTAACCTTTAAGAAAGCCGTGTTATCGTTACGTGTTACTCCGCAAATTACTCCGGATGACCGGGTGATCCTTGACCTTGAAATTACACAAGACTCTCAAGGAACCACTGTTGCAACTGCAACTGGTGAAGCAGTTGCTATTGATACTCAGCGTATTGGTACTCAAGTGCTGGTTGATAATGGCGAGACTATTGTTCTTGGTGGTATTTACCAACAGAACTTAATTAGCCGTGTAAGCAAAGTACCGGTGTTGGGTGATATTCCGTTAGTGGGCTTCTTATTTAGAAACTCAACGGATACCAATGAGCGTCAAGAGCTGTTAATTTTTGTTACGCCTAAAATTGTTGCTGATAAACGTTAATTTTATTGCATCATAGCAACCATAAAAAGCCAGCTATTCAATCGCTGGCTTTTTTTATGAATGCGGTTTATGAGTAAATAGTAACCAATCGCATTAAATGCATTATCAATAAACGTGACTCTATTTTATAAAACTGCTGTTTTAGGTGATAATAATGATAACTTTATGGCAGTTTATCGCTAATGACATTAATTAGATTTAATAGAGTTGCTCTGGTCATAGTCTGTTTGTTAACAAACACTTAATCGCAAAAATTATATTTATTTTGGCTTTTTTAACATCAATGACATAATAAAATCATTATAAATAGCTGTGATGACTTGCAAGCGGTAGCCCTTAACTGAGATAATCCTCCGTCAAGTCTCATTAGAGCAAGGTTAAATTATAGGTCGGCTTGAGTTTAAGTCGGTAAGGCATTCTTTCATATAAGATTCAGACGTATACGAAATGGCTGAAAAACGCAATATTTTTCTGGTAGGCCCTATGGGCGCAGGTAAAAGCACAATTGGTCGCCATCTGGCGCAAATGCTGCATTTAGATTTCCACGATTCAGATCACGAGATTGAACAACGTACTGGTGCAGATATTGCCTGGGTGTTTGATGTCGAAGGTGAGGAGGGCTTCCGTAGACGTGAAGAACAAGTCATTGGTGATCTTTCAGAAAGGCAAGGTATCGTTCTCGCGACAGGTGGTGGTTCTGTTCAGAGTAAAGATATCCGCAATTATCTTTCTGCTCGAGGTATAGTGGTTTACTTAGAAACAACAATCGACAAACAAGTTGCGCGTACTCAGCGCGATAAACGTCGTCCGTTGTTACAAGTAGATGATCCACGTGAAGTGCTTGAAAGTTTAGCGGAGATCCGTAATCCTTTATATGAGGAAATTGCGGATGTTATCGTTAAGACTGATGAGCAAAGCGCGAAGATCGTCGCAAACCAAATTATCGAGCAACTTGGCTTTTAGGTAATAACATGCAGCAGATTCAGGTTCAATTAGGTGATAGAAGTTACCCCATTTATATTGGCCAGAATTTGATGAATGATAGCGAGTTATTTGCTCGCTACCTAACAAACAAAAAAGCCTTAATTGTTTCAAATGACACCATTGCTCCGTTGTATCTTCAACAGATACAACAAGCGATGAGCGCTTGCGCGCGCATTGAAACCGTTATTTTGCCGGATGGCGAAAAATTTAAAGACTTACAACATCTAGATTATATTTTTACAGGATTACTTGAGCATAATTTTGCTCGAGATTCAGTATTAGTAGCGCTAGGTGGTGGTGTTGTTGGTGATATGACTGGTTTCGCGGCAGCGTGTTATCAGCGTGGAATTGATTTTATTCAAGTACCAACGACATTACTGTCCCAAGTTGATTCTTCTGTTGGTGGTAAAACGGCAGTCAATCATCCACTTGGGAAAAATATGATTGGTGCATTCTATCAACCTAAGTCAGTGATTATCGATACGCTTTGCTTACAGACATTACCCGCAAACGAGTTTGCAGCAGGTATGGCTGAGGTGATTAAGTACGGTATTATTTGGGATGTAGAATTTTTCCAATGGCTTGAGGCTAATGTTGATGCATTAAAGTCGCTTCAGATAGATGCGTTAAACTATGCCATTGCAAAATGTTGCCAGATTAAAGCTGATGTTGTCGCACAAGATGAAACTGAACAAGGTGTAAGAGCGTTATTAAACCTTGGGCATACTTTTGGGCATGCTATCGAAGCTGAAATGGGCTACGGTGTTTGGTTACATGGTGAAGCTGTTGCTGCTGGTACCGTTCTTGCGGCTCAAACAGCATATAAGCTAAATCTATTAGATGAGCAAAGTGTCGAGCGTATTTGCCGATTGATGCAAGCGTTTGATTTACCTATAACGGCTCCAGAGTCGATGGGGTTTGAACATTTTATTAAGCATATGCGCCGCGATAAAAAAGTGTTAGGTGGTAAAATTCGCTTAGTATTACCTACAAAAATAGGCAAAGCTGATGTCTTTAGTGATGTGAGTGAAGACTTATTGAAACAGGTTATAAACTGCGAATAAATTATGCTACGTGTAACGATGCTACATATAAATGATAGTGTGGTGAATCATTGACGACTCCAGGGCTATTGTTACTCCCCACTCAAGAATCGCTGATTCAGCGTTTACAGCATATTGCTAGTTATAGCGAGCAGTTGTTGGTTATTTGTGGTGATAACGGTTCAGGTAAGTCTACACTGACAGCCGCTTTAGCAAGTGAGTTAGACGACTATAATTCAGCGTTAATTATTTGTCCTCAACATGCCGATAGTGCTGAAATTCGTCGAAAAATTCTAGTCCAACTAATTTCTGCACCCATTTTTGATGATGAACGTCCTTTAATGGACACCGTTCTTAGAATTCAATCCAGTTTAAAAAAGCCATTGCACATCATTATTGATGATGCTGATTTATTGCCTAAAGATATTTGGGCAGAATGCATCTTACTGAGTCAAATTCATTGTGCTGGTAAACCTGTGGCTGTCACTGTAACCGTTACTCCTCGATTTTGGCATACTTTAGTGGCTGACTTAACTGATGACACTCGAGCTAGATTACTCCCTGTTACGATTGAACCCTTATCGGTACCCGAGCGCGATGGTCTTTATCAGAGCTTATTACTTCGGAGTCAGCAAACACCGTTTATTCCGCGTGAGATTATCCATAAGCAATTAGAGAAACAACAGGGTACACCGGCTGAAGTGGTTAAACTATTAGCGTTGGCATTAGAAGCGCCACAAACTGAAAGGACATCTTGGTCACTGTCGGTTAAAGTGTTAATTGTTTCTGTCGCCATATTGGCAAGTGTGGCACTGTGGTGGGGGATTAGTAGCCAATTGCCGCCGCCTATTTCAACCATATCTTCCCCAACATTAACCGCCGAGCAGTCCACTGTACGTGCTAAAGCAAAACAATATATTATCGATTATGCAAATAATACGTTGGCGACTTACTTTGCTCGAAGGCAGTTGGTATTAACTAAATCGAGTGCTAATAAACAAGCAAACTTACTCATTGAGCAGCAAATAGCTATCGACAGTTCACTTGTTGAACTTGAGGCTACTGAAGTTATCGAGAACATGTCTGCCGATAATCATATTGATGTGGTGGTTAACTCATCATTAAAAGGATTATCTTTTCAAGGTAACTTACCTAAAGCACAAGTTAAAATGGTCAATAAGCCGAATGATATTGTTGAGCGTGATAATACCCCTAACCAAAAGGTGAAAGGGTTTACGCTGCAACTCGCTAGTGTGAATGACAAAGACTCACTTACGCCTATTTTAGTTAAACTAGTACAAGAGCCACAAGTTTATATTATGAGCTATAAGCAACGCTACGTTATATTGCTGGGTGATTTTGAAACGGCTTCTACAGCTAGCTCAAAAGCTAAAAGTCTCCAGAAAGAATATGGATTAGCGGCCCCTTGGGTTAGAAAATGGGCAGACTTAAGTGATTATAAGCGACAAGATTAACTCCTTCATATTCTATTGCTCCCGAGTCAATAATATGAAAAACCAATATAATTAATCGATTTTAGCCGATGATAATTATCGCTAAACAGAGTACAATCATCAGCTTTAATTTTGCTGGCATAATTCCTATTCATGATAAAAAAGCATAGAGCCTTTCTAAAGTGGGCAGGCGGTAAATATAAGCTCGTTGATGAGCTAGCAAAACACCTTCCAACTGGAAATAGATTAATTGAGCCTTTTGTAGGGGCGGGGTCTGTATTTCTTAATACTCAGTTTGATGATTATTTGTTGTGTGATATTAACCAAGATTTAATCAATCTGTACCAAATTGTTCAGCAACAGCCTGATGTATACATTCAAGCGGCAAAAGCAATGTTTGTTGATGAGATGAATGACAAAGATGCTTACTACCGTATTCGTGCTGAATTTAATCTCTGTAGTGATCCCTTTATTCGTTCGGTATATTTTCTGTACATGAATCGACACGGCTTTAATGGGTTATGTCGATATAATCGCAAAGGTGGTTTTAATGTCCCGTTTGGTTCGTACAAAAAACCGTACTTTCCAGAAGCTGAAATTCGTTATTTCTCATTAAAAGCAAAACAAGCGACCTTTAAATGTATTAGTTACGAGCAAGCCTTTGATATGGCTAACAGCGGTGATGTTATCTATTGTGATCCACCTTATGCGCCATTATCAACAACAGCCAGTTTTACTACTTATGCAGGTCCTGGGTTTAGCTTAGATGATCAAGCTTTGCTAGCCCGTCACTCACGGTTGATTGCCCACGAGCGAAATATTCCGGTATTGATCAGTAATCATGATATTCCGTTAACGCGAGAGCTATATCGTGGTGCGTCTTGTTCAACGATTTCGGTGCAACGCAATATTAGCCCTAAAGGAGGTTCACGTAATAAAGTGGACGAAATTATGGCCTTATATGATCATCATTATCGAGAAGAAGAGTAGTCATACTGCCGCATAAGCAAGTGGTTAACGTAATACCTGGCTGACGATCAGTATTAATGAAATAACCAAAGCAATCGCTAAGATAATGCCCATTATGATAAAAGGTAGTGGAGATTGAGTTTGAAAATCTTTTTGACGGTTTTGCTCTGTCTGCACGCCAAAGAAGGCAGCGACAGTACTGGTAAACACTCGCCAAATAGACATTATCGGCTTATCTGACTTGGACTGCCTGAGGTCGGCATATCATTTAAAGGCTTATCTTTGTGGCCGTGGATCAGCTCAAGTAAATCAATAAAGTGAAATTGGCTCGAGCGGCTATTTCCAGTAACCCAATTACCCCAACTAACGTCATTTGACTGCTCTGCGCAACGATTGGTCGGGTGGCTACTTGGCAAGCTAGCATTATAGTTTGTGCTGCTACTACATACGCAGGCTTTGCTATTGGCTGAATGTCTTTCTGTGGTCATCAATATTTGGCTTAACAATAGCGCCAATGCTGACGTTGCAAACACAGCCAAAATAGGGGCTGATAGTAGTTTGTCATTATGACCTGAAAGCTTGCGTAGTAAGTGCTTAACCATAAAGTGTGCCCTATCCGTGGTGTAAACTCGATTGATGCTACAACAAGTATTAGATATTTTGTTAGCTCATAAAGATAACAATTTTTTATTATAGCAAAATAGCTTAGTTATTGAACACTGGTTTTTGTATAAAAAATAACAAATCCGACTTATGCTCTAGTTTCTGATTAAATTCCGCTTAGAAAGGGGTTATTTCCCTTGTGAGACTAGAGGCTTGCGCTAGCAAAGGGTAAAATGTCGTCACTTTGATCTGCCAATAGAGAAGATTATGCGCCCATTTTTAATTGCACCCTCAATTTTGTCCGCCGATTTTGCCCGTTTAGGCGACGATGTTAAAGCCGTATTAGACGCAGGTTCAGATGTTGTTCATTTTGACGTTATGGATAATCACTATGTGCCTAATTTAACCATTGGCCCAATGGTCTGTACGGCATTGCGTAATTACGGGATTACTGCCGATATTGATGTACATTTAATGGTAAAACCCGTTGATCGTATCATTCCTGATTTTGCCAAAGCAGGCGCCTCAATAATCACTTTCCACCCTGAAGCCTCTGAACATGTTGACCGTACTTTGCAGCTCATTAAAGAATGTGGTTGTAAGGCCGGCTTGGTATTGAATCCAGGCACACCATTACACTATTTAGATCATGTTATGGATAAACTTGATGTCATTTTATTGATGTCGGTTAACCCGGGCTTTGGTGGGCAGTCATTTATTCCGCATACACTAGACAAGCTTCGCCAAGTTCGTGCTCTTATTGATGCCAGTGGTTTTGATATTCGCTTACAAGTAGATGGTGGCGTAAAGGTTGATAATATTGCAGAAATAGCCGCCGCGGGTGCAGATATGTTTGTCGCTGGCTCAGCTATCTTTAATCAACCAGATTATAAAGTTGTTATTGATCAAATGCGTACTGAGCTTGCAACAGTATCATAAATTTTTATCACGACTGATTGGGACTTTACATGATGAAATGGTCGAAAATTCGGGCTATTGCTTTTGATTTAGATGGAACGTTAATTGATAGCGTACCTGACTTAGCAGCGGCCACTAATGCTACATTAGTACAACGCCAATATCCTCCAGTGACCGAAGCATTAGTCCTCAGTTGGGTGGGTAATGGTGCTCAAGTGCTAATGCAACGAGCATTAAGTTATGTGTCTGCCATGGCAGAAGATGACCCAGAGCTACAGTTATTACTTGAGCAAACAATGCCTCAGTTTATGCATCATTATGGTGAGCATTTACAAAAGCATAGCCGTCTGTATCCTGGAGTATTAGTCACGTTACAACAATTAAAACAAGCAGGCTTTAAACTGGCTATTGTCACCAATAAACCTTACCGTTTTACTGTGCCATTATTAAGCGCTTTTGGTCTCGATGGTTTATTTTGCGAAGTACTTGGTGGCGATTCTCTAGCAAAAATGAAGCCCGATCCAATGCCGTTACAGCATTTACTTGAGCAGTGGCAATTGGATGAGTCGCAATTACTGATGATTGGCGATTCAAAGAATGATATTTTAGCGGCTAAAGCTGCCAATATTATGTCTATTGGCTTGACCTATGGTTACAACTACGGCGAAGATATTGCCCTAAGTCATCCCCATGCGGTATGCGAAAACTTTGCTGATATAGAGCAATACTTACTTTAATAATTTGAATTTAAATAGATAATCTGGAGCAATAAAACACATGACCAAACCCATAGTACTCAGCGGTGCGCAGCCATCAGGCGAATTAACCATAGGTAATTATATGGGTGCACTTCGTCAATGGGTTGCCATGCAAGATAGCCATGATTGCCTATATTGTGTTGTTGATTTACATGCCATTACGGTTCGCCAAGATCCTAAGTTACTGCGTGAAGCGTGTTTGGATACTTTAGCTTTGTATCTTGCCTGCGGTGTTGACCCTAAAAAAAGTACCGTGTTTATTCAGTCGCAAGTTCCGCAGCACACCCAGCTAGGTTGGGTACTAAACTGCTACACCCAAATGGGTGAACTCAACCGCATGACCCAGTTTAAAGATAAGTCGTTAAAGCATGCTAATAACATTAACGTTGGTCTATACGGTTATCCTGTACTCATGGCAGCAGATATTTTGCTTTATCAAGCCAATGAGATCCCTGTTGGGCAAGACCAAAAGCAACACTTAGAATTGACCCGTGATATTGCGACCCGTTTTAATAATGCTTATGGCGACACATTTACTATCCCAGAACCGTTTATTCCTGAGCATGGTGCTAAGGTGATGTCACTGCAAGACCCGCTTAAGAAGATGTCCAAGTCAGATGACAATCGTAATAATGTGATTGGTTTACTTGAAGATCCTAAAGCGATTTTAAAGAAAGTGAAAAAAGCCATGACCGATAGCGAAGAGCCACCAGTTGTGCGTTTTGATATGGAACAAAAACCTGGGGTATCTAATCTGCTGAGTTTAATGTCAGGTTGTACTGGCCAGTCAATCGCTTCTTTAGAAGCTGAGTTTGAAGGCAAAATGTACGGTCATTTAAAAGTGGCTACCGGTGAAGCGGTTGTTGGCATGTTAGAACCATTACAAGCTCGTTTTAAAGAGTATCGTGCCGATAATGCCTATCTAAACCAAGTCATGGCAGAAGGGGCTGAGAAAGCTCAAGCTCGTGCAGAAGTCACCATTAAAAAAGTGTATGAAAAAATTGGTTTGATTGTATAAATCGTCACTCAGTTTACTTTTAAGCCAGCAACTTGCTGGCTTATTTTTTGGTTAACCATTGCACAAATGCGGCGATAGCAGGTTCCTTTAACCGTCGTTCTTTACAGCTAAAATTGAATTCAAAGCCCGTTAACATCGCAGGTAAATCCAGCGCTACCAGTGCTCCCTTACTAATATCTCGTTCTACCATAAAATCAGATGCCAGCGCGATGCCTTGGCCGGCAATAGCCGCTTCAATGGCTAGTAATACATGACTAAATACGTGTTGCTGTTGGGTAGCAGGCATACTGATGTTATTGACGTTTAACCAGCGCTCCCAGTCAAAGCCCATAGGCCCTTCATCAACGGTAAGTAAAGCATACTGACGCAATATACTGTGTGCTGAATCATCGGCTATTAACAACGCAGGGCTAATTACTGGGATTAATCGTTCTTGGTGTAACATCCGATGTACATATCCTGGTTGGCCGCTTTGTCCAGTGATAAACATGTCTGCAGTACTATCACTCATCAGTGGGTCGTCGGTTATCATGTCCAAGCGAATTTTAATTTGTGGATGCAGCCGATGGAAGTCGCTTAAGCGAGGAATAAGCCACTTAATAGCAAATGAGCTATATACCGCTAAACGTAGTTGGTCATTACTGTCGCCAGTAATTTGCATACTCAAATCATTTAGCTCATTAAATATTCGTTCCAGCTCATGATAAAGCACGTTACCTTTACTGGTTAAGCATAGCTGTCTACCTTCACGGCTGAATAATCGTTCACCAAAATACGCTTCAAGTAGCCTCACTTGATGTGATACCGCACTTTGGGTAATGCACAGCTCCGTTGCTGCGCGAGAGAAATGAGCATGTCTTGCAGCCGCTTCAAATATTTGTAATGCCCTTAGTGGTGGTAGTTTGCGCATTTACACCTTAAATATGAGTTTATTTACTTGAAATACTTTATGTATGAATTTAACTCATGAATAGATTAAATACATCATTATTCGTTATTAATTGATAGCTATATGATGCAGCCCATTATTGGTTCTAGGGTTGTAAGTACAATGAAATCTACAATAGCGATTGGCATGATGTTATTGGTGGTCGGAAACCTTTTTAGTGCGATGTATGATGTTTCTATCAAATGGCTGCCAGAGGGCAGCAGCGCGGCAACGTTTTTATTAGTTAGGCAGTTCACATCAATATTAATGCTGTTGCCACTATGGTTTGCCGCTAAAAAACCAATCAGTCGCCATATAAAGGTGCACTTAGTGCGAGCTAATACTGGCGCTATTGGAGCTGTATGCTTAATTATGGGCTTAATTGCGCTACCTATCGCCACTGTAAGCTCGTTGTTTTATTCGGCGCCGTTAATGATTGTGCTAATGGGCTTTTTATTTTTAAAAGAAACCGTAACGGCCGCCCATTGGTCAGCAGCTACTTTGGGATTTATTGGCATTATTATTTTACTACGCCCAAGTGAGATTAACTGGTTTGGAATAGCGGTACTCATCTCTGCATTTATGTTTGCGATTAATCAGTTAGCGCTACGTAAATTACCCAGTACAGAAAGTCCTATCGTCACGCTAATGCTTTATAATTTGCTCAGTATGCCATTAGTTTTGGTGATGGTGTTGGCTCAGGGCATAGAGGCGATTAGTTGGTCTTTAGTGGCTATTGCGGTGTCGAGTAATGTATTTTTATTGGCGTATCAGTGGTTTTGCGCGTTAGCTTATCGCCAAGCACAAGCCAGCCAAATAGTGGTGGCGGAATATACTGGACTATTATTTTGTGTCTTTTTTGGTTGGTTGTTTTTTGATGAATGGCTTGATGGTTTAAGTTTGGTTGGGGCTGGGTTTATTGTGTTGCCGTCGCTGATTATCCCGTGGATACAAGCAAAAAGATCCCAAAAAAAATTCATCGAGCAAAATGCAGGATGAATTTTTAAATCACTTTAAGTAATCATGTTCTGAGGATTAAGATTCAGTGTATTCAAACACCTTAATCACTTTACGAACACCTGCAGTATTTCGCGCGATATCAACTGCCAAATCAGCTTGCTTGCGGTCAATAAGCCCAAGTAAAAAGACTTCGCCGTTTTCAGTAATCACTTTCACTCGAGTAATATCGAGTGATTTTTCATTTAACATGCGGCCTTTCACTTTGGTGGTAACCCAAGTGTCGTTGCTGCGAGTGGTAAATGATGTTGGCGTACCAATACGAATTTGGTTATGTATTTTACCGCCAATTTGTAAATCTTGTACCACTTTAATGGCTTTATCGCGTAGCATTGAATTAGGCGCCTGGCCTATCATCAACACATTATTGTTCATCACAATTGCTGCGATATTAGTTTGATTATTCAGGTCATCATGTTTTGATAATGCGCTAGCAATAACAAAATCAGTATTAGTATCACTGATTTGAGTACCCATGCTACGCTCGTCATTTACCATCTTGGCTCCGCTAACGGCGCCAACCATGACGGCACCAGCACACCCCTGCAACAATGCCAGAGCTGAGATGATGAGTACCCGTTTTATCATGCTTGTTCATCCTGCGGGAACAAGGTGCGATCGA
This region of Shewanella livingstonensis genomic DNA includes:
- the rpe gene encoding ribulose-phosphate 3-epimerase, giving the protein MRPFLIAPSILSADFARLGDDVKAVLDAGSDVVHFDVMDNHYVPNLTIGPMVCTALRNYGITADIDVHLMVKPVDRIIPDFAKAGASIITFHPEASEHVDRTLQLIKECGCKAGLVLNPGTPLHYLDHVMDKLDVILLMSVNPGFGGQSFIPHTLDKLRQVRALIDASGFDIRLQVDGGVKVDNIAEIAAAGADMFVAGSAIFNQPDYKVVIDQMRTELATVS
- a CDS encoding ATP-binding protein: MTTPGLLLLPTQESLIQRLQHIASYSEQLLVICGDNGSGKSTLTAALASELDDYNSALIICPQHADSAEIRRKILVQLISAPIFDDERPLMDTVLRIQSSLKKPLHIIIDDADLLPKDIWAECILLSQIHCAGKPVAVTVTVTPRFWHTLVADLTDDTRARLLPVTIEPLSVPERDGLYQSLLLRSQQTPFIPREIIHKQLEKQQGTPAEVVKLLALALEAPQTERTSWSLSVKVLIVSVAILASVALWWGISSQLPPPISTISSPTLTAEQSTVRAKAKQYIIDYANNTLATYFARRQLVLTKSSANKQANLLIEQQIAIDSSLVELEATEVIENMSADNHIDVVVNSSLKGLSFQGNLPKAQVKMVNKPNDIVERDNTPNQKVKGFTLQLASVNDKDSLTPILVKLVQEPQVYIMSYKQRYVILLGDFETASTASSKAKSLQKEYGLAAPWVRKWADLSDYKRQD
- a CDS encoding phosphoglycolate phosphatase — its product is MMKWSKIRAIAFDLDGTLIDSVPDLAAATNATLVQRQYPPVTEALVLSWVGNGAQVLMQRALSYVSAMAEDDPELQLLLEQTMPQFMHHYGEHLQKHSRLYPGVLVTLQQLKQAGFKLAIVTNKPYRFTVPLLSAFGLDGLFCEVLGGDSLAKMKPDPMPLQHLLEQWQLDESQLLMIGDSKNDILAAKAANIMSIGLTYGYNYGEDIALSHPHAVCENFADIEQYLL
- the aroB gene encoding 3-dehydroquinate synthase, coding for MQQIQVQLGDRSYPIYIGQNLMNDSELFARYLTNKKALIVSNDTIAPLYLQQIQQAMSACARIETVILPDGEKFKDLQHLDYIFTGLLEHNFARDSVLVALGGGVVGDMTGFAAACYQRGIDFIQVPTTLLSQVDSSVGGKTAVNHPLGKNMIGAFYQPKSVIIDTLCLQTLPANEFAAGMAEVIKYGIIWDVEFFQWLEANVDALKSLQIDALNYAIAKCCQIKADVVAQDETEQGVRALLNLGHTFGHAIEAEMGYGVWLHGEAVAAGTVLAAQTAYKLNLLDEQSVERICRLMQAFDLPITAPESMGFEHFIKHMRRDKKVLGGKIRLVLPTKIGKADVFSDVSEDLLKQVINCE
- a CDS encoding DUF2970 domain-containing protein, with translation MSIWRVFTSTVAAFFGVQTEQNRQKDFQTQSPLPFIIMGIILAIALVISLILIVSQVLR
- a CDS encoding type IV pilus secretin PilQ, with the translated sequence MESSAAIKKVITKLLFFRAFLGAVLLMGLLPSAIAANRLMDVKYHAMVDHQLELELIFESSIMSPSVDLSADPAEIMLNFSDTISNLNKNKIPVNTVGVKELTAQQQGGDLQIIVAMNKVKPYQGKIVGNSYRLTINDDVSGPVEANNPFVNSISGIDFRRNKTGGGEILFNLSNRSVAANVEQVGSKLEIKLYNTDIGNDLLYVMDVQDFATPVNSFETFKDDLTARILVDVDGNYDYNYRQDGNVFKVSVDKVERVSVAKEAKKYNGRSLSLNFQNISVRTVLQIIADYNNFNLVTSDTVEGEITLRLDDVPWDQALDLILQTKGLDKRIEGNILMVAPSEELAIRESNDLKNRQEVKELAPLYSEYLQINYAKAVDIAELLKTADSTLLSSRGSVAVDERTNTLLVKDTTEILENVHRLIEVLDIPIKQVLIEARMVTVKDDVSEDLGVRWGITDQQGSKGTSGTIGGATSIANGIIPSIDDRLNVNLPAAASSATSIAFHVARLADGTVLDLELSALEQENKGEIIASPRITTSNQKSAYIEQGVEIPYVESASSGATTVTFKKAVLSLRVTPQITPDDRVILDLEITQDSQGTTVATATGEAVAIDTQRIGTQVLVDNGETIVLGGIYQQNLISRVSKVPVLGDIPLVGFLFRNSTDTNERQELLIFVTPKIVADKR
- a CDS encoding Dam family site-specific DNA-(adenine-N6)-methyltransferase; translation: MIKKHRAFLKWAGGKYKLVDELAKHLPTGNRLIEPFVGAGSVFLNTQFDDYLLCDINQDLINLYQIVQQQPDVYIQAAKAMFVDEMNDKDAYYRIRAEFNLCSDPFIRSVYFLYMNRHGFNGLCRYNRKGGFNVPFGSYKKPYFPEAEIRYFSLKAKQATFKCISYEQAFDMANSGDVIYCDPPYAPLSTTASFTTYAGPGFSLDDQALLARHSRLIAHERNIPVLISNHDIPLTRELYRGASCSTISVQRNISPKGGSRNKVDEIMALYDHHYREEE
- a CDS encoding LysR substrate-binding domain-containing protein — encoded protein: MRKLPPLRALQIFEAAARHAHFSRAATELCITQSAVSHQVRLLEAYFGERLFSREGRQLCLTSKGNVLYHELERIFNELNDLSMQITGDSNDQLRLAVYSSFAIKWLIPRLSDFHRLHPQIKIRLDMITDDPLMSDSTADMFITGQSGQPGYVHRMLHQERLIPVISPALLIADDSAHSILRQYALLTVDEGPMGFDWERWLNVNNISMPATQQQHVFSHVLLAIEAAIAGQGIALASDFMVERDISKGALVALDLPAMLTGFEFNFSCKERRLKEPAIAAFVQWLTKK
- a CDS encoding DMT family transporter gives rise to the protein MKSTIAIGMMLLVVGNLFSAMYDVSIKWLPEGSSAATFLLVRQFTSILMLLPLWFAAKKPISRHIKVHLVRANTGAIGAVCLIMGLIALPIATVSSLFYSAPLMIVLMGFLFLKETVTAAHWSAATLGFIGIIILLRPSEINWFGIAVLISAFMFAINQLALRKLPSTESPIVTLMLYNLLSMPLVLVMVLAQGIEAISWSLVAIAVSSNVFLLAYQWFCALAYRQAQASQIVVAEYTGLLFCVFFGWLFFDEWLDGLSLVGAGFIVLPSLIIPWIQAKRSQKKFIEQNAG
- the aroK gene encoding shikimate kinase AroK: MAEKRNIFLVGPMGAGKSTIGRHLAQMLHLDFHDSDHEIEQRTGADIAWVFDVEGEEGFRRREEQVIGDLSERQGIVLATGGGSVQSKDIRNYLSARGIVVYLETTIDKQVARTQRDKRRPLLQVDDPREVLESLAEIRNPLYEEIADVIVKTDEQSAKIVANQIIEQLGF
- the trpS gene encoding tryptophan--tRNA ligase, yielding MTKPIVLSGAQPSGELTIGNYMGALRQWVAMQDSHDCLYCVVDLHAITVRQDPKLLREACLDTLALYLACGVDPKKSTVFIQSQVPQHTQLGWVLNCYTQMGELNRMTQFKDKSLKHANNINVGLYGYPVLMAADILLYQANEIPVGQDQKQHLELTRDIATRFNNAYGDTFTIPEPFIPEHGAKVMSLQDPLKKMSKSDDNRNNVIGLLEDPKAILKKVKKAMTDSEEPPVVRFDMEQKPGVSNLLSLMSGCTGQSIASLEAEFEGKMYGHLKVATGEAVVGMLEPLQARFKEYRADNAYLNQVMAEGAEKAQARAEVTIKKVYEKIGLIV
- a CDS encoding BON domain-containing protein, which encodes MIKRVLIISALALLQGCAGAVMVGAVSGAKMVNDERSMGTQISDTNTDFVIASALSKHDDLNNQTNIAAIVMNNNVLMIGQAPNSMLRDKAIKVVQDLQIGGKIHNQIRIGTPTSFTTRSNDTWVTTKVKGRMLNEKSLDITRVKVITENGEVFLLGLIDRKQADLAVDIARNTAGVRKVIKVFEYTES